Part of the Synergistaceae bacterium DZ-S4 genome, CAAGCAATGATATTTCACGAAAAATCTCCCAATCCATACATTCCGTACAAATACTCTTCATTACTTCAATTGTATATAGACTCTTATCTTCCACATCATAAGGAAAATACTCAAACTTAACTGTAGAACTTATATTGCCGGAATACGCATATTTGCCAAGCAGTAAATTTAAGAAAGTAGTTTTACCGCGTCCGTTTCTTCCAATAAAACCGAGTTTCCAATCTGTATCTATCTGAAAACTTACATTTTCAAAAATATTGTCATAACTTCCTTCATATGAAAAAGTTAGATTTGAAACATTTATTAAGGACATATATTTCTTCCTCCTTTACATTATAAAAATTTTATAAGCAAAGTCGGTTTTCGGCATTAATTACTCTATAATGTTATCCAACTCTGCAAGGATTTTGTCATGAATGACATAGTATCATTGTCTATCACGTTTATCTTCCTTTCTTTTACAAATATTAAAAGCCGCAAGAAAGTAAATTCTTACGGCTCAAAAACAAACACTATTATTACCTTTTGTTATACATAACATAAGGTTACTGTAATGTATTATTGAGTGTAGAATACTTAACTTTCTTGCAATTTGCATAACAAAACAAACGGTTCTATAGCCGTTTCTTTAAATATCTTATTATGCATCATATAATTAGCAAGAAAAGTTTTACATTCTTCCACCTCCAAGTCGTTTTATTATATCATATTATCTTTAAAAATCCAATATAATTCTTCTGTTCTCTTTCTAAAGATTACCCTTCTACATCAATCTCGACTCCTGATTTGAATTCAACGGCGAACTTATCATGAAATACCGTAACTTTTTCTATAAGCCGCCTTACTAATTGCTCATCATACTCCTCTAACTCGCAGGATTGCTCATTCAAGAAATCACTCATTTCAGCGATTCGTTGCCTTTTCCCTTCTCGATCTGCATTCTCAACCAGTGCATTTTGCTTCTGCTCCCGCAAACGGTATATCTCTTCCGCCACTTCCTCATAATCTGTTTTGGAATTGGCAAGCCGCAAAAGTTCGTTTTGCAGTTCTTCCAGCTTGACGTCAATATCATTGGTAATTTTGTCGTGTTCTTCATTTAAAACTGTCTCGATATTGGCCTGTAAAGTGGAGAGAAAGGTATCCTTACTGGCCAGCAACTCATTGATGGCTTTTACAACTGCTGCCTGTAGCACTTCCTCATTAACTGTAGGGGATGTGCAATCAGACCCTTTTTCCTCTAGGCGGCTGACGCATCGCCAGACAATAGACCTGCAGCCTCGATTGTTCCAGTGGACTCTTCTATATATTTCACCACATTCTGAGCAGTAGACAATACTGGACAGAGCGTACTTGCTGCTATAAACTCGCTTCTTACCATTCTTTCCAGTATAAAGGTTAGCCCGCCTTACCAGTTCTTCCTGCACCTGCATGAAAATTCCACGCGGGATGATAGGTTCATGACTGTTCTCAACATAGTACTGAGGTACGATTCCATTATTGACTACTCGCTTTTTGGAAAGAAAATCAACGGTGTAAGTCTTTTGAAGCAAGGCATCTCCTATATACTTTTCATTCTGCAGTATTTTCTTAAGCGTCTCGGGTCTCCACTTAGGCTTTTTAGCTGCAGTGAGAATACCATCCGCTTCTAGGCCTCTTGCTATTTGTAGGAGACTTGCTCCTTCAAGGTATTCTCGATAGATTCGCTTTACCACTTCGGCTTCTTCAGGAACAATAACAAGCCTTTTATTTTCGTCTTTGGTGTATCCTAAAAACCGGTTGTGGTTGACTTGAATTTCACCTTGTTGGAAGCGGTACTGAATGCCTAGCTTTACGTTTTGGCTTAAGGACTGGCTTTCTTGTTGGGCCAGTGAAGCCATGATTGTCAGCATGATTTCACCCTTGGAATCCATAGTATTGATGTTCTCTTTCTCAAAGAAAACAGGGATATTTTTATCCTTTAGCTGCCGGATGTATTTCAAACAATCCAGCGTGTTTCTGGCAAAACGGCTAATGGACTTGGTAATGATCATGTCAATTTTACCTTCCATGCATGCTTCAATCATCCGGTTAAACTCTTCGCGCTTTTTAGTATTGGTTCCTGAAATCCCGTCGTCCGCATAAATTCCTGCCAGCTCCCATTCAGGGTTCCCTTTAATGTAGGAAGTGTAATGTTCAATCTGAACCTCATAACTGGAGGCTTGTTCTTCACTATCAGTTGAAACTCTACAGTAAGCCGCCACTCGAAGTTTGGTTTTACTTTCAGTTTCTTGGTTATTACCCACACGAGCTCGTGCTGGTATAACTGTTACATTCCTACTCATCGTCATTATCAATCGCCTCGCTTTCTATAAGGCTATAAACATATTCTGCTTGTTTAAATGGGTCATCATAAAGCTCATCCGGTGTTGGCATGGCGAACTGGTATTTCTTAATACTATTTTCCTTTGGTTTATGCTCCCAAATTCTGCCGAGCATTTGTGCCCGTCTTAACTTTTCAGCCTCTACCTTTTCAAAAGTATCCTCATCAATAATCTTGGGATAATAGTCATCCCCAAG contains:
- a CDS encoding recombinase family protein → MPHVPYGYTIQDGKAVIDQLQAEQLKKLFKAYLSGLSLKDAAKKAGIVRYHATIANMLTNKRYLGDDYYPKIIDEDTFEKVEAEKLRRAQMLGRIWEHKPKENSIKKYQFAMPTPDELYDDPFKQAEYVYSLIESEAIDNDDE
- a CDS encoding recombinase family protein, which codes for MTMSRNVTVIPARARVGNNQETESKTKLRVAAYCRVSTDSEEQASSYEVQIEHYTSYIKGNPEWELAGIYADDGISGTNTKKREEFNRMIEACMEGKIDMIITKSISRFARNTLDCLKYIRQLKDKNIPVFFEKENINTMDSKGEIMLTIMASLAQQESQSLSQNVKLGIQYRFQQGEIQVNHNRFLGYTKDENKRLVIVPEEAEVVKRIYREYLEGASLLQIARGLEADGILTAAKKPKWRPETLKKILQNEKYIGDALLQKTYTVDFLSKKRVVNNGIVPQYYVENSHEPIIPRGIFMQVQEELVRRANLYTGKNGKKRVYSSKYALSSIVYCSECGEIYRRVHWNNRGCRSIVWRCVSRLEEKGSDCTSPTVNEEVLQAAVVKAINELLASKDTFLSTLQANIETVLNEEHDKITNDIDVKLEELQNELLRLANSKTDYEEVAEEIYRLREQKQNALVENADREGKRQRIAEMSDFLNEQSCELEEYDEQLVRRLIEKVTVFHDKFAVEFKSGVEIDVEG